The following DNA comes from Rosa rugosa chromosome 5, drRosRugo1.1, whole genome shotgun sequence.
CACAGGTCCAATTCCCGACACCTTCTCCAATCTTGCTCACCTCACCCAATTGGCCCTCGAGGACAATTCCCTCCAAGGGATCATTCCTTCGGGTTTAGGCCGTTTGTCCTCCCTCCAGAGCCTCACAGTCGCTGGCAACCGTTTCAGGGGTCAGATTCCGCCAAGCCTGGGGCGTCTTACCAATCTTGTCCAACTCAACTTAGCAAGAAATTTCCTCACAGGTCCAATTCCAACCACTTTTCAAAACTTTCATGCTCTGCAGTATCTTGATCTCAGCTTCAATATGTTATCTGGGCTCATTCCAAGTTTTGTAGGGCAGCATCTTCACAACCTTACTTTCATTGACCTCTCCAATAACCAATTTTCTGGTCAAATGCCTATTTCCCTCTTCAGTTTGCCCAACCTTTTGGACTTGTCCTTGGACCATAACCAACTGACAGGGATCATTCCGGTCCAAGTTGGAGGCCTCAAATCCCTTACGAGTCTTTCCTTGAGCAATAATCACCTTAACGGTCATATTCCAGCATCCATTTCAAGTTTGCAGAACCTTTGGCACCTCAACTTGTCCAGAAATGGGTTTTCAAGTCCTTTACCAGAGACTTTTGCTAGGGGCATCCCTTCTCTGTTGTCAATAGACCTTTCTTACAACAATCTCAGTCTAGGGACTGTTCCAGATTGGATCAGAAGCCGGCAACTTAGAGATGTTCATCTTGCCGGTTGTCAACTGAGAGGAACCCTCCCAAGCTTCACAAAGCCCGAGTCTTTGAACTCCATAGACTTGTCGCATAACCAATTTACTGATGGAATTTCAAAGCTCAACCTCACTAGCATGTCAAGCTTGCAGAGCCTCAAGCTCTCAAACAATCAACTCAAGTTTGACCTTTCAGAAATTAAATTGCCAGACACCATTTCTCTAGTTGATTTACACTCAAATCAGCTCCTTGGATCTCTCTCGAGGATCTTAAGTAACAGGGGAAGCAGCTTTAGCTTTTTGGAGGTTTTAGATGTATCAAACAATCAAATTTCAGGTGGCATTCCAGAGTTTAGACAAGGCTTGAGGCTTAAAGTAGTCAACATAGGAAGCAATAAGATTGCTAGTCACATCCCCATTTCAGTTTCAAACCTGATTCAACTCGAAAGGTTTGATATCTCAAGAAACCAGATAACAGGCACTATTCCCACAAGTTTGGGTTTGTTGGGGAAACTTCAATGGCTTGACCTCTCCATCAATGGACTCACCGGAAAAATCCCAACAAGCTTATTGGGTATTCAAGGTCTGAGACATGCAAGCTTCAGGGCAAATAAGTTATGTGGAGAGATCCCAGAAGGGAGACCATTCAACATTTTTCCTGCAGCTGCTTATCTCCACAATTTGTGCTTATGTGGCAAGCCTCTACCACCTTGCAGAGGAAAGAATCAAAATAACAAGCAGAGAAGAATGACTCCAGAAATAGAAATGAGCCAGTAAAATGCTGACTCACTTGCCCAAGATTTGCGCACAGTACTATTGGAGCATCTTGTTGATGAGATATAAGCAAGAGCTAGTCAACTGTTATCCATATTTATAGCTATCTTATTCATTGCCTTCATCTCTTCATTTAATTTAAGGAAAATCTAAGACAAATTGTTTCCAAACATTAGAGGAGAATACCTCCCAAaaaatatagaaataatttgaTTCAAGAAATGCCCCATAAGGGGCCAGCAGAGTGACCATGACCTAAAATAATCACACTCAGGTTGCATCAAAATATATGATCGAGTCATGGCAACAGACATTTTTCATAATGATTCCAACCCATGTGTTGATGCAAGTTAAGCTCCCAAACATTCCATTATAAAGCATAGGACTAACAAAACTGTCATTACATACAAAGAGAGATTGGATGGAATGCCAACTAGTAAATTAGCAGCCAAGAAACAATGGAAAAGATGAGCAATATTCAGGAATCAAGTGACTACAGAAATGGTTCAGGGAGCAGCCCAAGTAACTATCTAGACTAGATGATATAACCCTCAAGTAGGAGACCAATACTAGCTTAAGAATTTACGAGCACCCAAATATGCATTTTACTCGTTTTCAAATACAGAAGACATtaaacttaagaagacaaaatataCTACTCCCCATCTGATGCTTCCTCCACTTCCTTCTCTGGTGCTTCCTTTTCTGAAGCTTCCTCTACTTCCTTCTCTGGCACTTCCTTTTCTGAAACATCTTCAGCTTCACCCTGAATAACcacaaaagaaattcaaaacaaaaataagaaaatagCAACCAGAATAATACATCAAAGAATGGCAGACTGGTTTGAGAATGAACAATAGTGAGACTTACTTCAGCATCATCAGCTTCAGTCTCTAAGGTCTTTTTGTACTCATCTTTAAGCTCAGCAGCTTTGTCCATATACGGCTTCTTCTCCTACACACATGATATGAAAGATTGAGAATTTACAAGATTGACGATTTCCAGTCTGATACCCCAACAGTACGTTTTGAGGCCAAGGAAACCAGAAGCAATAACTAGACACTAACCTCATCAGTCATAAGTTTCCACTTTTCACCACCCTCCTTTGCAACCTAAACTCAATTAGGAGGATCAAAATTAATTAGTTCCCAAATACTCCAACAATGACATACAATAATGAAGTGCTAAATTCCAGGAGAGTTTACCATCTTAACACCCTTGGAATCAGGATTAGCTTCCTTGTAGGCTTTCCTAAAATCATTCCTGAAAAATATGCAAGGTCCCATCACGTACTAGTGGTGGCTCTATAAAAATTGACAACCACATACACATAGGCACGCAGAGAGGAGACAAGGTTTAGTGAGATTTACATGAATAGGAAGAAGGCAGTGAGAGGGCGCTTGGGTGCATTTGGATCCTTGCTCTTGTTCGCTTTGTCAGTCTTGGCTCTCTTGGCATTTGGTTGTGATGATGTACTGGATTTCTTCCTGCACAGAAAAGGAATCAAAATCAGAAGATACATACATCCACCGAAAAGCAAGTGGAAAATGAGGAATACCTCTCTGTGGAAGGCTTCTTAGTCACTTCACTGGGCTTTTCCACGACTTGAGCCTCTGAACATGGATATAATAATAAGCGAACTTAGAGCAGCACAACACTCACAGGAAAATTGAATTGAgaaacatacatacatacatacatacatacaagGAATCCAAACTCACCCAGGTTGGTCTTGATTTTGGCATCGAGGCTACAATTGTGAAAGCTTATGAGCGCCACTGGGACATTCTTTTGGCATCCATCGCTGCAAATGAATTTTGATTAATCTAACTACCTACACATCTGGATATATAGTAAGAGCCAGATCTATATCATATAGGTCCATTAAATTGATCAATTACTTTCTTATATAAGCAAACATAAGCTGATCTGCTAAATCAATAATTAATTGTAAGGGTTTCGTTCCTCTTCCTTGGGGaaatgaaaattacaaagagAGTGAATGAGAGAGAGCTGACTAATACCATCTGGCAAAAGCACTGCCATCTTTGCCGCGAAGGAGACAAGGCCCAGCCGAGTCCTCCGCCGTGGCCTCCACCCTCTTCCTCGACCTTGTTGGGTTCGATTTGATTGACCCGCTTCCCATTTCTTCActcttccttttcttctatCAATCAATATGGATATATGCTTAGTGAAAGCCACCGGTATTAGCTTATATGCATTACATATTCGGGTTTGAATTTGGAAGAAAACCCAAGAGagggaaattttgggatttggAATCCCGCGATTTCTTTCGACTTTGAGGACCCCGCCTTTTATTTCGTTTCCCGCGGATCCATAGACTCGTCTTTATCGCGCTTTCCCCACTTTGTGTCTAGATTTCGTACCCAACAAGGTCTGGCTTCGCCTTTTGGACTCAGAATGCCATCAAGTTCTTTCTTTCATGCATCTACAGCGGGCTTCTCCACATTTTCGGTTTTATTCTGCGgcccattttgttttttttttttttttttcctttaatccAAGTTTATGAACTCATAAGACATCAGAAACTCACCTTCAATGTACGTGGTAAAGTTTTGAGTGAAAAGTTATTTTCTGAGTCAAATTGTCTAAAAGTTAACAAATTTTAACTTTTCTTCTAATAGtgctagcatttttttttaagtaaaactAGCAACATGCCCGCGTTTCTCGCGGGTGACACTGTGTTAAAGGAAAATGGTCAACTAAAAGGAATTTTTGAACATAGAATAGTAGTGATTTGgctatttttaatttcaatttacacttttatctatttatattttattgacctaatttaataattatgttATGAAAGGGTATTATAGAcacttcaaaatttggtgaagctctttgacaccaaaagagggcctccatttatagtagtagagatgaGGTCATTCTGctattaaaattgaaaaatacaacGATACGATGAAAAAATACATCAAGGAAGAAATAAACAGTACGAAAGAAAAagatgcaaaaaaaaaagatacaagGAAATATTAATATAGTAAGAGCAATAACGTCTAAACGCATATCTGATTTTACACTACATATTGCAACCGTGTAGTGAACTGGGTAGTCAGTGGTTTGACTATCCATGCAAATCCAACGCATAAAATGACAAAAGTCAATTCAACACATAATAGAGGCAATCTTCCACCCAAATATCAAAATCGActaagggtgtcagaacatggccatgttgacagatgatctttcacgaacaaataccataaATCTAGGTCCCAAATCCAATACCAATAACAAGTAAGGGCCCCAAGCCATtccaaaaattgaaaaacaacCCAACAAAAAGAGTGGGCCAGAGTCCAAGCCTAACATTGAGAGTGGGTCGGACTCTAAGCCCACAACCTGCTCGGATCCTAAATATAGATCCTCTAGCTCTGGTTCCAAACCCGATACATGTGGCTTACCACCCAATTCCACCGCATGCAAGACAAGTCCGGCACTACCTCTACCTCAACTGCATCTCCATCACCACCATTAAGTCGTAACCAAAATACAACCAAGCAATCAACATCTAATCGAAGGACCTCGTTTCCAGCCTTCTAAAATCTCAGATACTGCATCCCCTGAGGTCGCTTCCACCGTAACCCGCACCACCACGACAGTTAGCCTCATGCCAACACCAGAAGACGNNNNNNNNNNNNNNNNNNNNNNNNNNNNNNNNNNNNNNNNNNNNNNNNNNNNNNNNNNNNNNNNNNNNNNNNNNNNNNNNNNNNNNNNNNNNNNNNNNNNNNNNNNNNNNNNNNNNNNNNNNNNNNNNNNNNNNNNNNNNNNNNNNNNNNNNNNNNNNNNNNNNNNNNNNNNNNNNNNNNNNNNNNNNNNNNNNNNNNNNCTTAATTATACTATTCACATACAAGACAATAAAATACTCATTATACCTCTAATTCACTCACTACACCtccattccttttttttttttgcatgcaACCCTAAAAAATGCCCAAAATAGATTTCTAGAACTttaaatcatgaatcaaacggtCATAACACAGAAATTGATCAAAAGGTCATAAATCAAATGATTAGACAATGATTCCTATGTTTCTAACCCTTCTAAAAAATGAAACGTTACAGAAAttgatataaataaaaaaaccccggaacacaaaagaaaaaaagcaaagaaagaaacacGCAGCTCATGaatgcagaaaaaaaaaaaaaaaaaaccaccgtCTCCCACCCAAAACTCTCATCCTCCAACCAAACCTTGAACGAAGTCTAGACTAGGAACTCAATAAAAGTTTTGGAACAATTTCTTAGTCTTTAATTTGTGTTAAAACTAGGCGGAAAGGTTGTAAAGAAAATACTAGTTGATTATAATTCATTGtctataattgtcattttataagaggatatatatgtaattcaataatttTAAAGATatagaggtcaaatgagcaaatttggaAGTCCTAATAGAAATCCTCGCATGATATATGCAAATAAAAGATAGTTTGGATGGGTGCGGCCAATTGATTTGGACGAGTGACGAGCATTGTCCCTACTCCCTAATTATATCCCCCATTTTCAATCAGCTCTCATCAGCTGCAGTCTCTGGGCTTGCTGCTAGTGTCTTTATGAGTTGCAGGCTTTTATATTCACCTATCCACTGATAAATTCTGTTTCTGCAGGAATGGGGTGATCCGCGTAGAGAAGAATTCTACTATTACATGAAGTCATATTCTCCTGTTGATAATGTGAGGACAATATAATTTTTTCACTTTCATTTGGCATCATAGTATGATCATTTGAAGTATGTTTCCCATTTCTTTTATatttaaaaaagaagaatagtgatattttattttctcctcTACTAGCTAAAATCACCTCAAACTTCTATGTCATGAATTGTAAGCTTCAATTATTTTTGTTACCATAGTGATCTATTGGCGTTGTTTCATGCAGGTTAAGGCTCAAAATTATCCAAACATTCTTGTTACTGCTGGTCTAAATGGTAGGCACAAGATCCTAACACTTTTGCCTATGTGAACTTTAGTTTCTTCATTATGAGAATGCAAGGCATGATTCGCTTTCACATTATACATTTTGGAGATATCCCATAAtctagttttatttatttatttatttattttattttttgaaagagGACATCCTCCTTAGACAATTCCTTTACACTTGAGACATAATACTTGCTGTATGGTAAAAGGAACTCTTTTTTATTTAAGAAAACTAGGTCTCATGATGATTAGGGGAGATAATGTGATGCATTAATCAAACCTTAGGACGGTTTATATAGAGTATAAATACCTTACAAGCTAAACAGAAGGAAACTACATGGATTAGAAAATTCTAAAAAAAGGAACagaaaaaactgaaaaa
Coding sequences within:
- the LOC133712594 gene encoding MDIS1-interacting receptor like kinase 2-like, coding for MLLVLGLTSLRWVIMLLLILSVSSSSSSSSSSLPRRREEEAAAGVCSQADRAALLSFRVRIVKDTTDILSSWTGTDCCAGGWEGVECNPAGRVTVLQLQSPANRGYMKGTLSPSLGNLNFLEVMVISGLKQITGPIPDTFSNLAHLTQLALEDNSLQGIIPSGLGRLSSLQSLTVAGNRFRGQIPPSLGRLTNLVQLNLARNFLTGPIPTTFQNFHALQYLDLSFNMLSGLIPSFVGQHLHNLTFIDLSNNQFSGQMPISLFSLPNLLDLSLDHNQLTGIIPVQVGGLKSLTSLSLSNNHLNGHIPASISSLQNLWHLNLSRNGFSSPLPETFARGIPSLLSIDLSYNNLSLGTVPDWIRSRQLRDVHLAGCQLRGTLPSFTKPESLNSIDLSHNQFTDGISKLNLTSMSSLQSLKLSNNQLKFDLSEIKLPDTISLVDLHSNQLLGSLSRILSNRGSSFSFLEVLDVSNNQISGGIPEFRQGLRLKVVNIGSNKIASHIPISVSNLIQLERFDISRNQITGTIPTSLGLLGKLQWLDLSINGLTGKIPTSLLGIQGLRHASFRANKLCGEIPEGRPFNIFPAAAYLHNLCLCGKPLPPCRGKNQNNKQRRMTPEIEMSQ
- the LOC133712595 gene encoding high mobility group B protein 7-like is translated as MGSGSIKSNPTRSRKRVEATAEDSAGPCLLRGKDGSAFARCDGCQKNVPVALISFHNCSLDAKIKTNLEAQVVEKPSEVTKKPSTERKKSSTSSQPNAKRAKTDKANKSKDPNAPKRPLTAFFLFMNDFRKAYKEANPDSKGVKMVAKEGGEKWKLMTDEEKKPYMDKAAELKDEYKKTLETEADDAEGEAEDVSEKEVPEKEVEEASEKEAPEKEVEEASDGE